A region of the Octopus bimaculoides isolate UCB-OBI-ISO-001 chromosome 15, ASM119413v2, whole genome shotgun sequence genome:
tttctcgTTCAGTTTTATACAATTTAAACGGCAgtaacaaatattgcaaaatggCAGAAAGTAAAAGCAAACTTAATAATGGACAATTataaacaacaatcataataacaaGCCAATCAGTTATCAAGGTGAAGgcgtgtgggtttttttttagtgGTTAGtgcgttgcactcatgattgcaagtttgtggtttgattcccagacagggtgGTGCCTTGGTTTCTAGGCTAACACACATCGTTGATTTCGTGTTGTGCCGCAATTCACGCAACAGTAAATGAGTAACTCTGTAACTGAACAGCGCCATGTTCAGAGGAGATGTCGTGATCTCGGACACGTATGTTTCTTGAAAACTGAGTGACTGACCCTATTCGTCCTAGGACTCGCGACACTAATATCAAAggagtgatgataatgatgaataaagTAATGATGAAGCCTCATGCGGTCGTTCTAGACAACcctgcaaaaagaaaacaaaaaacgaaaggCCACATGacataatatagttctagatatattaaggcagcaagctggtataAACATTATctggggcccagtcgattagatcgaccccagtacgcaactggtacttaatttatcgaccccgaaaggatgaaaggcaaagtcgacctcgttggaatttgaactcagaaagtaaagacagacgaaataccgctaagcatttcacccggcgcgctaatGTGTCTTCGCaatcaacaccgattgtcaagaaGTGCGGAAAgtaacacaaagacatgcacgcacacacatatacacacatgcacacagacagacagacagatagatagatagacatgcatataagtgtgtgtgtgtgtgtgactatacatacatacatacatacatacgcacgtacgtacacacacatacgcacacagaatgAAGGCCATGCTgggaatgaatcgaacccagatatcatattttaaagcccggtaattattctatctttcttcttaacCGAATCACTAAGTTTGGATTGatacaaacataccaacactagttgtcaagctaTAGTgagtgacaaacacatacacaaacacacacacacacacacacatacatacatacatacatacatacatacatacatacatacatacatatgacggaattctttcagtttccatctacaaaatcctctcacaaggctttggtcagtctgagtagaagacaattgtctcaaggtaccacgcaatgggactgaactcggaaccatgtggttgggaagcaaacttcttaacacagccATACTTGCGCCTATATGTTTAAGAGAAATTACCAGTTTCTGTGCGTTCTTAAATGGCTAATGCGTGCCTCCTATCCTTTAATTCTTGTTTGGTATTTTTGAtgttctaacgattttgccaatccaAGAAAGTGAAATAATGTCTGAGAGTCGAACAGAAAAATTCCATAATTAAGGTATTTTAGACAACAGGTTAACATTACTGGGCGTTCCGAAACAATATATGAACAGGGTTAACTTGAGGCTATGAAACAACatgaaacaacaactacaacaaccactattgcttctgctgctactactgctactactgcttctgctactgctaTACTAGTACCTGCAGTTACTTAACAAGCTGTTATCCCaccaacaaaaagtaaaaaatataattaacaatcATAGCTGCTTTATCGGAAGCATCAAAAGAGCCAACGACAGCAACAAAAAGACATtaacataaaacaacaacagtaaagaaGTCGAGGATGAGAAAcgcaaaagaaatatagaaatctgAAGCTTAAAAAATATGTTCTCGACGAAATGAAAACGCAAAAGAACTAATAACATACAAATCAATCAATCCAATGTGAATTAAAACCAGATGAATAATTATCAATGTAATTTTGAGTGAATCTGCGTTTCTTGCGCATTTTCTTCCCCGTTCCACGTCTTTCTTAGCAAGCACCAATCAACGACAAGAAATCTTTTAACAGAAACTAAAATGACTGATGTAGTGATGTATATGATTATTTTGACGGCTGCCATCTTGAAAACTTTCTTCTTGCTTAATTGATAATTTTTGCTATGTATTCATGCATTTTTACGagacatttatgtatttttgcgatgcatttatgtatttcgtTCAGTATTTTTCACACGAATTCTATATGtattctttaaaaattaatttttatcataTCGACTgagtttcattttatatttcatattatatttgataataaaatttatttcgttaaaatattttctattttctataattctctgtatatgtattaattattaatttatttcattacttatttatgtatagatttatgtatttatatcgtCGAAAGATCAAGTGAAAATTATTCACTCATTGCTTTATAGTATCTGCAATGTTGCGGTACTTTTTCgcagtcttttattttttcagaattttttttatataattttaatctttaatcgccttttattttttatattgatcATGTAAGTCTAATTATATTTAAGATATTACAACACCAACAATactaatcacaataataataatgatgatgatgataataataataataataataataataataataataataataataataacagtgataatgatgctaacaacaacgataatgacgacgacgacgacgacgacgacgatgatgatgatgatgatgatgatgatgatgatgatgatggtggtggcggtgatggtggtgatgacgatgatgatgacgacgacagtgatgCTGAGGAcaccgacgacgacgatgatgacgacgacgacgacgacgacgacgacgatgatgatgatgatgatgatggtgatgatgatgatggtgatgatggtgatgatggtgatgatgactttATAATTTTTGTACCAGGCAAGTAATTTTGAGAAGAGATAGTTGTCGATTGTAACCACTCCACTGCTTGACAGATACAATGTTTTATCGAACTCAACTGACGAAACGCTGCGTCCGGCCTCAGAGGaacatgaactcagaatgtaaaagaatacCACTTGGTTAAGGGacgagtcaattatatcgatacCAGTATTTAATTCGTACTTACTTCATCAGCCTTGACAGGATGGAAgtcaaagtcgacgtcggcagaatttgatcttagaatgtaaagaaccagaagtgCCGCAAAGGATCTTATCCCGGTACAATTCGTCGAAAGACAGTTGGCCGACAGATAACTTACAGACAGGACAATTGTGTGTTATGGTGCAGAGACTAGTTGCCAGACATCGGGTGTTCCAGTAACCACCCGCATGACCCAGAGCAGCAcaacttcctccaggcacttgatgtaggcttccgcgTTGAGTCTTAGGCCGTGAGGGAATTGTCTGCCGGCCAATCGTCTGTCGAAGAATTGTTCTGTCGGCGAATTGTCTGTTAAACAACCGTCTGTCGGCGAATTGTCTGTCGAACAACTGTCTGTCGGTGAAGTGTCTGCCGAAAAATTGTCTGTCGACGAATCGTCTGTCGGTGAATTGCCTGTCGAAGAATTGTCTATCGAAGAATTGTCTGTCACCTTATTCTTCAGTCCTGATGCTAATCGCGACCAGACAGGGCGATCTTATTTCATTTCGCTCTGTTTGTTCCCATAAACCTGACTAGTTGTGCTGTAATAGTATCGGTTGCAATTATCATGGCCTTGCACCTAAGGCATCATTAAAACTACCCGTCGccattttttgtctgttttttctaAGCAGGAATCATTCAGTTGTCAGTAACttaaagttgtataacaactgaGTCTTCTTTTCTGAAGCACTATTCTCCATAACTCTTCTCCTCACCCTCTGTACTGAAGCGTCaagctagcagaatagttagtgcgtcggacaaaatgcttagcagtatgtctttcagcttttttatttttttccattctgaattcaaaattctacgaggtctactttgctttccatcatttgggggtcgataaaattacgtacaagtcaaacactggggtcattTCAATCGACTTCTCTCTCctatcaaaattactggccttataccaaaattagaaattattatcagtagtagtagtagtagtagtagtagtagtagtagtagtagtggtagtagtagtagtagtatcatcatcatcatcatcatcatcatcatcatcatcattatcctcatcattatttttgtcattgctgtttttatttttgatgatgatgatgNNNNNNNNNNNNNNNNNNNNNNNNNNNNNNNNNNNNNNNNNNNNNNNNNNNNNNNNNNNNNNNNNNNNNNNNNNNNNNNNNNNNNNNNNNNNNNNNNNNNNNNNNNNNNNNNNNNNNNNNNNNNNNNNNNNNNNNNNNNNNNNNNNNNNNNNNNNNNNNNNNNNNNNNNNNNNNNNNNNNNNNNNNNNNNNNNNNNNNNNNNNNNNNNNNNNNNNNNNNNNNNNNNNNNNNNNNNNNNNNNNNNNNNNNNNNNNNNNNNNNNNNNNNNNNNNNNNNNNNNNNNNNTTTTTTTGTAGGCCATTTCACATGCACCGATAGTCCAAGCCACATTTCAACGCCACTACGAAAATCTCTTACCGAGACATACGTAATATTTCAAATACTGTTTCTCTCCTGGGCTAATTCACGGTCTTAAAAATGGATGTCAGCTTCTTGCTCAACcttttctgtataaatatataaatttctgggATAAATAATCACTTTTTGTTGTCATAAATCTCACCCatacttctttctctgtttcttgaCTGATGTCCAATATTTCTTTTGGGCTTGCAACGCTAGCAAAGGAATAATTACAGTCGTTGGTGATGATGCTTTTGTTAAAGTcgtatatgtggtctgatcagtaagtatccggattgttctcatagtaacgaagctaaagcacgcagaatgaAGCTGtttagcacagattgaccttaaattctgctgtgcatgcgcactaggttttaatgttctagcttacttccgctatctacagcagtgcttggaagtaacgtgtgtaacgtgtgatcgtcgcattgaccatgacggagaaagttgagcagagaatctgcatcaaattttgccaaaatcttgATGAAAGTTGCTCAGAGACCTACCAATAGTTTTTGAAAATCTTTCATCCTTCTCGACACAATCCAGATCTTGAGCAACTGAAATCCGAGtgctttttggtcagctgaacgCAGTTTTagcacaaatttggcagacacgCCTCTCATACCcagatcttcagtgataatggactcaAATGGAcgataactaatctgcacatcctctgataactcacagatggtgattcaacgatatCCCCTCATAGCtgtacgcacatctgcgatgtttttctcagttctgctgattgCGGTCTCTCAGAACGTTCGTCAGTATCGACATTTTTCCGtaaaggtagacgaaataccgccaagcatttcgcccaacgtgctaacgtttcttatttctttattgcccacaaggggttaatcATAGAGGGGggacacaaggacagacaaaggggtaagtcgattacatcgaccccagtgcgtaactgggacttaatttatcgaccccgaaaggatgaaaggctaagtcgacctcggcggaggcagacgaaatactgctatgcatttcgcccggcgtgctaacgtttctgctagttcgccgccttagaATATTGATATGAACCTCCAGTGAGGCTTAACCATATTCTGGAATATTCCAATTGACTCAGGGAGACCTAGGTTAATGGAATGACTCCCGAGCTGAAATTTCAGTCACATCGGACAATAATAtacgttgtttttttgttgttctttattcgCAAATACATtcctaaaaaataataaattatgatcAACAGCGCTCCCTCCacgactatcccatctttttgtaCATCAGTAACTACATCCTCCAATATGTTCTTTGCATATTTAAGGTGACAACATGGCGCTTTGAGAAGGATTTGGCTACTGCTTCGCTAAATGCTGGAATACGACGCGGAGGCTACACTGGTCAAATCTCAATGGGCGCTATTAAGAATGATATTGGTGTAAAGGTAGCAGTTGGTGGGTGTGGTAGTTGTACTGGTAGTCGCGGTGCTGGAGGTAGTGTTGTGgttggttgtagtgatggtggttgtagtggttgtcGTGGTGATGGTAAtcgtggtggttgtgatagtggtggtaatgtAGGTGCTGTTGATGACGTGagtagtggcggtggcggtggtggtggtggtggtggtgatggtggccgTGGCGACGGTGGCGGCGGTTATGACAATGAAGTAGtttgtgatagtggtgatagCGGTTAtaatggtgtcggtggtggtggtcgtggtgggacAGNNNNNNNNNNNNNNNNNNNNNNNNNNNNNNNNNNNNNNNNNNNNNNNNNNNNNNNNNNNNNNNNNNNNNNNNNNNNNNNNNNNNNNNNNNNNNNNNNNNNNNNNNNNNNNNNNNNNNNNNNNNNNNNNNNNNNNNNNNNNNNNNNNNNNNNNNNNNNNNNNNNNNNNNNNNNNNNNNNNNNNNNNNNNNNNNNNNNNNNNNNNNNNNNNNNNNNNNNNNNNNNNNNNNNNNNNNNNNNNNNNNNNNNNNNNNNNNNNNNNNNNNNNNNNNNNNNNNNNNNNNNNNNNNNNNNNNNNNNNNNNNNNNNNNNNNNNNNNNNNNNNNNNNNNNNNNNNNNNNNNNNNNNNNNNNNNNNNNNNNNNNNNNNNNNNNNNNNNNNNNNNNNNNNNNNNNNNNNNNNNNNNNNNNNNNNNNNNNNNNNNNNNNNNNNNNNNNNNNNNNNNNNNNNNNNNNNNNNNNNNNNNNNNNNNNNNNNNNNNNNNNNNNNNNtgcgtgtgtgtgtgtctgtgcgtgtgtgtgtgtctgtgcgtgtgtgtgtccctgtgcgtgtgtgtgtccctgttcgtgtgtgtgtgtgcacgtgtatgcgtgtgtgtgtgtgtgtgtatgttggtgtgtgcgCTTTATTGTGtcaatatatgcctgtgtgtgtatgtatgtatatgtgtttataagtatgcatCTGTGAGTTTCTGTCTAGGGTTGAGTGTATATGTGATTAAATACCtcagtgcatgtgtgcatgtgtatgtgcgtgtgcgtgcgtgcgtgtgtgcgtgtgcgtgtgtgtctgtgtgtgtgtgtcagtgtatgtgaatgcatgtgcctTGTGGGTAAGTGTGTCTATGATTCTTTGTGTTCGTGTcagtgtgcgtacgtgtgttattgtttgtattatgTGCGTACCTGTGGGcgtggatgcatatatgtgtatgtgagattgtatgcatatgtgtgtatggctttgtgtatatttatgcatatggttggtgtgtgtatttgtctcaaGCCATTTACGTGTTGTTTGATGTGTCTGTACAGAGAAACAtggatgtcagtgtgtgtatgcgtgagtatgtgagCATATCTGTTTTAGTgtataagtttatgtgtgtgtgtgtgtgtgtgtgtgtatgtatgtgtgtgtgtgtgttttgtgtatgtgtgtgtgtgtgtctctgtgtgtctgtgcgtcggTGGCGCCTCTGCATCTGTAGGTTTCtgcatttctgtaattttctatatatatatatatatatatatatatacatccccacacacatacacacacacacacacatatatacatatgcgcgtatatatatatatgtgtgtgtgtgtgtatatatatatatgtctgtgtgtgtatgtatgtatgtatNNNNNNNNNNNNNNNNNNNNNNNNNNNNNNNNNNNNNNNNNNNNNNNNNNNNNNNNNNNNNNNNNNNNNNNNNNNNNNNNNNNNNNNNNNNNNNNNNNNNNNNNNNNNNNNNNNNNNNNNNNNNNNNNNNNNNNNNNNNNNNNNNNNNNNNNNNNNNNNNNNNNNNNNNNNNNNNNNNNNNNNNNNNNNNNNNNNNNNNNNNNNNNNNNNNGGgttgaaaatttcctggctttgggtaaaagaaaatacagaaggatcagataattatatctttattcaACACTCGCTTAAAAGCCGCTCTCCGTGCGGACTCTTAAGTTACCTTCTGTAGAAGATTAATTAGGTCTGCGGACCAAAATTAGAGAGAGCTAAATGGTATGACTATAACATATCTATAAAGACTATATGCCGCgttggtgtttgatcagaggttaaggacgaaTGAGatttaattctgtaatgcaatcattctattatTCCAGTCctaagttgaattccaactgttggccagtttgtcccaaagttcttatctcgacgtaaaattaacaAAGTATATTTCAAGCAGGCAAAGCTTCACTAATTCACACCATCTTtcttggcgtttgtcagatgacgtcagagattaagagggagataaatgacattcgcttcgtgaaatttacgtcgagataagaactttgggacaaactgaccaacagttggaattcaaagTGCTTGTTTTCTGCCGGCACCaggtaactggtgttggtttgtttatatcaaaAGAGACCCACAGAATAAAGGaccagacttcaaaaatatcTACTGatgtcgattcgtttgactaagcccttcgagttgatgccccagcatggccgcaatccattGAGTGAatcagatgaaaagatgaaagatgaaagacgtGTATTAGCAACCTCTTCCTTTTCCTACACTATTTAccaatcttttttctttaatcaaGCATTGAGAAATGCCGCAATTTTCTTCTATATACTTTATTCTTTCCGTTTgccattttaattatttaattattccaGTTTTCACACTAATTATATATCCCAACCCGCCCAAGTCGACGGCAGCGGCACCGTAATGGTCTTCTAATTATCTCCAACTCTACCCTATCTACTAATATTCTCTCAGTGTCATATTATTCACAAAGCCTTTCACGTATTCCTCACAGCTCCCTTATTTCATCTTGGCCTTTTCATATCCTTTATTCTACTCCACAactttatattattatgtgtAGTATCATAAggaatatcatcattattgttatgctattcttttttttctttatactctctttctctccatttaattgactaattattaatatttattaacctACTGAACGTTATTCCTGATTTATTTGTTTCCAAAATTTTCTATAcaataagaatttattttatttttttctcttaataatCAATTTAAAACCCATGAAAGTGTTCATGATTTATAAGCTCAGTGACTTTCATTTTCCCTAAATAATCACAGCATTCATGGTTGTCCGTTTTCAATGcactattttttatttgtttattcattattcatttatttatttattcattgttatgtatttatttatgtgattatttatgcattgataattataattataaaaatccctggtttaattatttaaaggttcaattgtttgtttttatttgttcattaactTATGATAATTATCACTGATTTAattgtataacaataataattccttcattgacttattcattaaatttaaaaagaaaaaaaaactaaataaaggaTCCTTTTTGATTTAATGATTCAATATGAATTATGCACTgggtaataatcataataaataataataataataataataataataataataataataataataataataataataataataataataatggtttcaaaattctTCTACAAGGGCAGTCATTTGTTGtggaagggatgagtcgattaaatcgacctcaatgtcttactggtacttaattcatcgacccccgaaaggatgaaaggcaaagtcgaccccaactcagaacatgaggacaAACGAAATAGTGCGaactattctgccaactcgccgccttaataacaacaacaacaataataataattataataatagtagtagtagtagtagtagtagtagtagtagtagtagtagtagtagtagtacttgggAATCAATGAACTACATACGATACAACAGAAATCACAAAAAACACATaacgaaaagaaatacaaataactacAGAATATGTGGTGGTGGAGAAGAAGTAATaactcatattgtctctggctgcccagtcctggctaagaaggagtacattcatagacacgacagagttgggacctatatacactggaagctatgccgacactatggaatgacaacagaaaaaagatggtttaGGCACACCCCTGAAAAGGACACAAAAGATTGAAAGCACACATAATCTGGGATATGTCAATGCACACGGATAAAGAAATTAAGGCTAATAAgtcggatatagttgtcagagatcaccaagaaagaACAAATGCTTTCTAATAGATGTtttaataccaacagatgacaatgtttctctaaaagaaacggagaaactttcaagaTATAAAGACCTGGatatagaggtaactcgaatgcggagcctaaaaacagaaacacttaagtatgataaaataaagttcagatagatacataacaaaaataccaggacttacaagtatatataacatacagaaaatagcactactaggcagggcacacatcctacgtaattcactttcaatacagtaaatataAGAGCATCGCAACAAACTACAACACACACCCAAGGCATACAGGGCTGCgatcggtagtgcagtgaaagcacgtgataaaaagaagactaatgaataataataataataataataataataataataatgatgatgatgatgatgatgatgatgatgatgatgatgatgatgatgatgatgatcctttctacaaaaTTTGGGGaaagaggactagtcgattacatcgaccccagtgtttcactggtacttaattaatcgattcctgaaaggatgaatggcaaagtagtATTATGTAGAGcatcgcacagtatccaatatggTAATGTTGTTGATTAAAGATACTGTGTGTACCAAGGGTTTGTACTGTCTCTCATGTCACAACAAAAGTCTCAAACAGTACGTTATACAATGTGTGCAtgagtggatatgtgtgtgcgtgtataaactgAGCACTGCCAGACCTTGCAAATGTATATATCCAGGTAGCATGTAGCACTTTTCCCAAAATTGTTTTTAAGTTCCACTGACACTTGAGTCATGGGAACATCGATAATGCACCATCTAAAAGGAAAAATGACTGCAACAGCAGTACATTGGAACGTCGTCAATGAATATGCAACGCTGAACAACAATCCAACGTAATGCTTGGTCCTGATTTGGAACTTACAGCCTTCTGATCAAGAGCCCGACATGCTAACCTGAGGCCACATGTCTTAACCatatacgtgtgcgcgcgtgtgtctgtgcgcgtgtgtgtctgtgcacatgtgtgagcgtgtgtgagcgtgtgtgcgcgtgtgtgagcgtgAATTTACGTGagtgtgagtctatgtgtatNNNNNNNNNNNNNNNNNNNNNNNNNNNNNNNNNNNNNNNNNNNNNNNNNNNNNNNNNNNNNNNNNNNNNNNNNNNNNNNNNNNNNNNNNNNNNNNNNNNNNNNNNNNNNNNNNNNNNNNNNNNNNNNNNNNNNNNNNNNNNNNNNNNNNNNNNNNNNNNNNNNNNNNNNNNNNNNNNNNNNNNNNNNNNNNNNNNNNNNNNNNNNNNNNNNNNNNNNNNNNNNNNNNNNNNNNNNNNNNNNNNNNNNNNNNNNNNNNNNNNNNNNNNNNNNNNNNNNNNNNNNNNNNNNNNNNNNNNNNNNNNNNNNNNNNNNNNNNNNNNNNNNNNNNNNNNNNNNNNNNNNNNNNNNNNNNNNNNNNNNNNNNNNNNNNNNNNNNNNNNNNNNNNNNNNNNNNNNNNNNNNNNNNNNNNNNNNNNNNNNNNNNNNNNNNNNNNNNNNNNNNNNNNNNNNNNNNNNNNNNNNNNNNNNNNNNNNNNNNNNNNNNNNNNNNNNNNNNNNNNNNNNNNNNNNNNNNNNNNNNNNNNNNNNNNNNNNNNNNNNNNNNNNNNNNNNNNNNNNNNNNNNNNNNNNNNNNNNNNNNNNNNNNNNNNNNNNNNNNNNNNNNNNNNNNNNNNNNNNNNNNNNNNNNNNNNNNNNNNNNNNNNNNNNNNNNNNNNNNNNNNNNNNNNNNNNNNNNNNNNNNNNNNNNNNNNNNNNNNNNNNNNNNNNNNNNNNNNNNNNNNNNNNNNNNNNNNNNNNNNNNNNNNNNNNNNNNNNNNNNNNNNNNNNNNNNNNNNNNNNNNNNNNNNNNNNNNNNNNNNNNNNNNNNNNNNNNNNNNNtatatatatatatatatatagatagatagatatatatacatatatatttatacatatatatatatgtatatacttatatatttatacatatatacatatatatacatatatatatatacatatatatatacatatatatatatacatatatatatatagatacaccaGTGTGTTTATATTAAAACTGTGTACCATTCTACTCTATATTTACACACCAATCTCATAATCTCTCCCCATTGTATGACTATTGTATACAATCTAACATTAATGTGGTCGTTGCTATtaatgctgatgttgttgttattgtagattTTCGtaatgtagttatt
Encoded here:
- the LOC106872279 gene encoding keratin, type II cytoskeletal 2 epidermal produces the protein MDKGDQISRSGHYIGYIFLEVTTWRFEKDLATASLNAGIRRGGYTGQISMGAIKNDIGVKVAVGGCGSCTGSRGAGGSVVVGCSDGGCSGCRGDGNRGGCDSGGNVGAVDDVSSGGGGGGGGGGDGGRGDGGGGYDNEVVCDSGDSGYNGAVT